One segment of Candidatus Taylorbacteria bacterium DNA contains the following:
- a CDS encoding phospho-N-acetylmuramoyl-pentapeptide-transferase — MPTAVLTLDILAKIIGFSILSCILAFAWSPALTFILYKYKITRRDTFDPTLGLESRKSKANVPVMGGILIIATVAVITMLANWSRSFTWVPVGVMLLSALLGGVDDLLNIFGKERRSRKLKQVFTLIRIHRDIGMRIWYAITLPWSIFKRASAWLSKHPGKGIHVHEKLFLQFAAGSLSAWWVYYKLGSHFREIYIPFTGNYLDIGWLLIPLIIFIVMFTANAVNIADGMDGLAGGMLIPTFSALALLSWIYGYDEIAILNGTVLGALITYTYFNIKPARFQMGDVGSLGLGALLAINAIVVNQIAVLFFLGFMFYIEAVTVLIQVAGRYIVGRRIFKMAPIHHHFELLGWSEEKIVMRFWIIHLAFVFLGVWIALH; from the coding sequence ATGCCCACCGCAGTTCTCACCCTTGATATTTTAGCCAAAATCATCGGATTTTCGATACTTTCGTGCATTTTGGCATTCGCCTGGAGCCCCGCTCTCACGTTTATTCTGTATAAATATAAAATTACAAGAAGAGACACATTTGACCCGACCCTGGGTCTGGAATCAAGAAAATCGAAAGCAAATGTTCCCGTGATGGGTGGAATTTTGATTATTGCAACCGTTGCGGTAATTACCATGCTCGCAAACTGGTCGAGAAGCTTCACGTGGGTGCCTGTGGGTGTTATGCTCCTCTCCGCACTCTTAGGAGGCGTGGACGATTTGTTGAACATTTTCGGCAAGGAAAGGCGGTCGAGAAAGTTGAAACAAGTCTTCACGCTCATTCGAATTCATCGCGACATCGGGATGAGAATCTGGTACGCGATTACCCTCCCTTGGTCGATTTTCAAACGCGCTTCTGCATGGCTTTCCAAACATCCCGGCAAAGGCATTCATGTCCACGAAAAACTTTTTCTCCAGTTTGCGGCGGGATCTCTTTCTGCTTGGTGGGTGTATTACAAACTCGGAAGCCACTTCAGAGAAATCTATATTCCTTTCACGGGAAATTATCTCGACATTGGCTGGCTTTTGATTCCGCTCATTATTTTCATCGTCATGTTCACTGCAAACGCGGTCAACATCGCCGACGGAATGGACGGACTTGCGGGAGGAATGCTCATTCCCACTTTTTCCGCCCTCGCGCTTTTAAGTTGGATTTATGGGTATGACGAAATCGCCATTTTAAACGGCACGGTTTTGGGGGCTTTAATCACCTACACCTATTTCAATATCAAACCCGCGCGCTTCCAGATGGGCGACGTTGGGTCTCTTGGATTGGGCGCGCTTCTTGCCATTAACGCAATTGTCGTGAACCAGATTGCCGTTTTATTTTTTCTCGGATTCATGTTTTACATCGAGGCAGTCACGGTTTTAATACAGGTGGCCGGAAGATACATCGTAGGCAGGAGAATTTTCAAAATGGCGCCGATCCACCACCACTTCGAACTTTTGGGCTGGAGCGAGGAGAAAATCGTGATGCGCTTTTGGATTATCCACCTGGCGTTTGTTTTCTTGGGCGTTTGGATTGCTTTGCATTAG